A window of the Arcobacter sp. F155 genome harbors these coding sequences:
- the soxA gene encoding sulfur oxidation c-type cytochrome SoxA gives MLLKIAKTTALAALTVCTLNAADFNAQAEKDRLALIDYFEAKFENPEKNRGTFFPYSTDDELKNNIISGLKHEDFAIGNYAFSKNGKVSYEEINEFPPYEEFIENGEALYEKKFANGNSLATCFPDPVEAGSKYPYFDEERKEVMTLTVAINECRTDNGEKKWNTKKGNMAHVQAFFVSSAKEEEKVVNTKIESADAAAAYERGKEYYYSQKGYLKLNCAECHVQGAALRVRNESLSQLLGQTTHFPVYRLKWGAKSPNNDGLGTLERRMSGCVKDQGQVPPKAEDKEMRELLFFMSYMSNGLKIDGPDIRK, from the coding sequence ATGTTATTAAAAATTGCTAAAACGACTGCATTAGCTGCTCTTACTGTATGTACTTTAAATGCTGCAGACTTTAATGCACAAGCTGAAAAAGATAGACTTGCTTTAATTGATTATTTTGAAGCAAAGTTTGAAAACCCAGAGAAAAATAGAGGTACTTTTTTCCCTTATTCTACTGATGATGAGTTAAAAAACAACATTATTAGTGGACTTAAGCATGAAGATTTTGCTATTGGAAATTATGCTTTCTCTAAAAATGGAAAAGTGTCATATGAAGAAATCAATGAATTCCCTCCATATGAAGAGTTTATCGAAAATGGTGAAGCTTTATATGAGAAGAAATTTGCAAATGGAAATTCACTTGCAACATGTTTCCCAGACCCAGTAGAAGCAGGTTCAAAATATCCTTACTTTGATGAGGAAAGAAAAGAAGTTATGACATTAACTGTAGCTATTAATGAGTGTAGAACTGATAATGGTGAAAAGAAATGGAATACTAAAAAAGGAAACATGGCTCACGTTCAAGCATTCTTTGTTTCTTCTGCTAAAGAAGAAGAGAAAGTTGTAAATACTAAGATTGAAAGTGCTGATGCAGCTGCTGCTTATGAAAGAGGAAAAGAGTATTACTATAGCCAAAAAGGTTATTTAAAACTTAACTGTGCTGAGTGTCACGTACAAGGTGCAGCACTAAGAGTTAGAAATGAGTCTTTATCTCAATTATTAGGACAAACTACTCATTTCCCAGTTTATAGATTAAAATGGGGAGCTAAAAGCCCTAACAATGATGGTTTAGGTACTTTAGAAAGAAGAATGAGTGGATGTGTAAAAGACCAAGGTCAAGTTCCACCAAAAGCTGAAGATAAAGAGATGAGAGAACTTTTATTCTTTATGTCTTATATGAGTAATGGACTTAAAATTGATGGTCCAGATATTAGAAAATAA
- a CDS encoding rhodanese-like domain-containing protein, whose amino-acid sequence MTILKKLLATSAIFAVCSTSAMAEGNSKFVPISKGVKSIEMNLNGEKFTLMRNQNAGNIISELYNTTNRGAPQPMVIAKGVETVGELEFIEYMKKAQNDKSIAIIDSRKPGWNAKLRIPGSINVPFTNFNEKDTAIEWMEDEMGVVDNNGKLDFSNAKTIVLYCNGYWCGQTPAMVKRAKYSLLSMGYPAEKIKYYRGGMQAWTSLGFTVVGSGK is encoded by the coding sequence ATGACAATTTTAAAAAAACTATTAGCAACTTCTGCTATTTTTGCAGTATGTTCAACATCAGCAATGGCTGAAGGGAACTCAAAATTTGTTCCTATTTCAAAGGGTGTTAAATCAATTGAAATGAATTTAAATGGCGAAAAGTTTACTTTAATGAGAAACCAAAATGCTGGAAATATTATTTCAGAACTTTATAATACAACAAATAGAGGTGCGCCTCAACCTATGGTTATTGCAAAAGGTGTAGAAACAGTAGGTGAATTAGAGTTTATTGAATACATGAAGAAAGCTCAAAATGATAAGTCTATTGCAATTATTGATTCAAGAAAGCCAGGATGGAATGCAAAACTAAGAATTCCAGGTTCAATTAATGTTCCATTTACAAATTTTAACGAAAAAGATACTGCTATTGAGTGGATGGAAGATGAAATGGGTGTTGTTGACAATAATGGTAAATTAGATTTTTCAAACGCTAAAACAATTGTTTTATATTGTAATGGTTATTGGTGTGGACAAACACCAGCAATGGTTAAAAGAGCAAAATATTCACTTTTAAGCATGGGATATCCTGCTGAAAAAATCAAATACTACAGAGGTGGAATGCAAGCATGGACTTCATTAGGTTTCACTGTAGTTGGAAGTGGAAAATAG